TATCTTTGCCAGCCGGCGGGGAATTCTGGGGAAAACCTGCCGATCGCCACCCCCAAACAACAACCGCCCCCTCTCGGAGGCGGCTGAATGAGAACCCGATCTAGGTCGCGGCCGTGCTCTGGACTATCTCGTTGGCCTCCTCGGCGATCTGGCGGAGGCGCTCGGTCGGGATGTTGAACTTGTCCAGGATGTACGGGCGCAGCGGGTAGAAGTTTGATTTCAAGCCGAGCTTCATCTGGATCCAGTTGACCAGCACATTGCCCAGGTGGACGATTTCGGTCAACTGGACGTCGTTGGTGGCCTTCTCGGGCGTGTGATGGAACTCTACCGCCTCGCGGATCTGGTCGGGCAGGCCCCAGCGGCCGACGATCTTCGCGCCGATGTAGCTGTGGTTGAACCCGAAGGCCTCGTCCTCGGCCGTGAACAGCGCTTTCGCCTTGGCGGACGTCACGCGCAGGACGGCGTTGATCTCCTCGAAGGCGTAGCGATTGAGCACCGCCTTGCCGATGTCATGGAACAACCCGGCCACGAACGCGTCATTGGTGTTCTGGTAGCCGACCTCCTTGGCGAGCAACTGGCAGCAGTAGCCCACGATCTTGCTGTGGCGCCACAGATTGCCCTGCATCAGCTCGAGCGTCTCGGGGTTGATCGACGATGCGGTGTCCTCGGCGGCCTTCGAGACCATCAGGCTCTCGACCGTCTTGAGGCCGAGGGCCATCACCGCGCCCTGGAGCGACGCGCCGCCGCCCATGGCCGTGACCTGGCCCGCGAGCTCCGGATCATCCGCGAGGGCCGCGGAGACCTTGTCCATCGCGTCGGGCGCGAGCCGTCCATCTTCCGCCCAGAGGCTTGCCAGCGAGGCGACCGCCGGGAGTTGATCCACCTTCGAGAGGAGGAAATTCGCAAGTTCGGTGTTAGCCATCGAGATCTCCTGTGCCTATGGGGTCAACCCTGGCGATGCCTCTACCACCTGCCGGGAACATCCCGACGTAGAAGGTATACACGATAGGCCAGCTATCCGCAATGCAGACCTGAACCTACCCCCATTTTTCCCAGGGCCTTTCGAATCTCACGCTCAGGGCGTCGGCGTCGCCCAGGGGGCCGGGTAGAACGCCGGGGGCAGGGTCGGGTCGCCGGGCTGGCGCTGATACATCGTCGGTACGGCCAGGCTCGGGGTGCGAGCCGGCGCGGGACTGGCCGCCACGCTCGCCGTCGCCGCCGCGGCCTTGCGCTCGCTCGCGGGCGCGGCGCTCGTGCGCAACGTGCCGACGCTCCCGGCGACCTGCCGCGACACCGCCGGCCAGGTTCCCCTGGGTGCCAGGGCCACCGCGACGAGCAGCGTCCCGCCTTCCCAGACCGCGCGGATCGTGCCCTGCACGCCGCCGCGCTTCTCGGAGGCGATCTCGAGTTCCTGGCCCGCGTCCAGCTGGCGCGACCGAGTGACCTGGTAGTCGTCGATGCCCAGGTCGCTCAGGATGCGGTCGCCGATCTCGGTCAGGCCCGGCACCGCCTTCCGTCCCGACGCCGGCGCCGGCGTCGCGTCCCGGTGGTGGGCCTCGACGACCAGGTGCGCGGCCTGGCCCTCGGCGCCCAGCACCTTCTTGAAGCCCAGGCGGTAGCTTTCCCGTCCCGACGGGTCCTTGACCACCTCGTCGGCCGCCCTGTCCCACCCCGGGGGGGGGTCGATCCGGGTACGGCCGTCCTGCATGGCCGCGCCGCGGGGGCCGGCCGTGCGCGGCGTGGTGAGGCCGGAATACGGCTGGGCCTTGATGCGGGAGGCGATCACCTCGAAGTTGCCCTGCGCGTCGAGCCAGTCCCGGGCGTCGGCCGCGAAGGGCCCCTTCGGATCGGCCTTCACCAGGCGACTGAAGGCGTCGGTCGCGCGATCGTAGTCTTCGAGCCGCCAGTAGGCGTTGGCCAGGTAATACAGGCCCTTGGCGTTGCGGGGCTCGACCTGGAGCGCCTCCTGGAGCTTCGTGATGGCGCGGGAAAACGCGCCGTCGTCGTACAGGTCTATTCCTTCGCCGACGAGCGATTCGGCGCGGGAGGCCGCCGGCGCTCCGGCGATGGCCGGCGCGATCGTCGCCAGGCCGGCGGCGATCGCGATCGCCGCGGCCAGGGCCGCCACCCGGCAGGTACGGGTCATGTTGCCAAACATGCCCCGCGGGCGGGCGGTAGAAACGCCTCTCGCTCCGGGCCGAGCCCCGCTAGCCCTTCACTCCGCCCGCCGTCAGGCCGGCCACGATGTAGCGCTGCAGGAACAGCATGGTCACCACCACCGGCAGCGACAGGATGATGGCCATCGCCGCGAATTCGCTCCACGGCTTGGTGGTGCCGTACTGGCCGACCATGGCGTAGAGCGCCATCGACAGCGTGAACGTCCGCGGATCCTCGAGGAAGGTCCAGGCCAGGACTATCTCGGTCCAGCCCGCCATGAAGCCGAAGAGCGTCGTCACGGCCACCGCGGGCGCGGCCAGGGGCAGGACGATGCGCCAGAAGGCCGTCCAGTAGCTGCAACCGTCGATGAGCGCCGCTTCCTCGATTTCCGGGGAGACGGTGTCGAAGTAGCCCTTGAGGTTCCAGATGGCGAACGGCAGCGTGCCCGCGGCGTACGCGATGGCCAGGCCGGCGAGCGTCGTGCGCAGGTGCAGCGCCGAGAGCAGGACGTACAGCGGCGCCAGGCACGCCACGGACGGGAAGAGTTGCAGCACCATGAAGCTCACCAGCCCCGCGCGCTGCCCGCGGAAGCGGAACCGTGAAAAGGCGAACGCCGCGCTCGCCCCGAGCAGCACCGAGATGAGCGCGGTACCGCCCGAGATCAGCAGGCTGTTGACGAAGAGTTGCGCGAAGGTGAGGCCCTCGACCTCGGTCGGGGTGGCCAGCACGCGCCCGAAGCTCGAGAAGTCGATGCGGCTCGGCAGGATCTGCAGGGTGGTCGGCTGGGCCGAACTGCCCGGGTCGAGGGCCATCGAGAAGACCCAGAGCACGGGGAAGACCGAGAAGAGGGACGCCACCGCGAGCACGACGTGCGCGAGCGATAGGCGGGCGACGCGGCCCGCGTCGAGCTTGCGCGCCATCAGCGGGCCCCCTCGCCGACGGCCTTTAGCACCCTGAGCTGCACGACCGTGAACCCGAGCAGGATGAAGAAGATGATCAGCGCGAAGGCCGACGCCACCCCGTAGAGGCCCATCGGATCGACGAGCTTGTAGGCCTGGGTGATGAGGATCTCCGTCTGCCCGAGCGGATCGCCGCGGCTCACGAA
This genomic interval from Candidatus Tanganyikabacteria bacterium contains the following:
- a CDS encoding HDOD domain-containing protein, producing the protein MANTELANFLLSKVDQLPAVASLASLWAEDGRLAPDAMDKVSAALADDPELAGQVTAMGGGASLQGAVMALGLKTVESLMVSKAAEDTASSINPETLELMQGNLWRHSKIVGYCCQLLAKEVGYQNTNDAFVAGLFHDIGKAVLNRYAFEEINAVLRVTSAKAKALFTAEDEAFGFNHSYIGAKIVGRWGLPDQIREAVEFHHTPEKATNDVQLTEIVHLGNVLVNWIQMKLGLKSNFYPLRPYILDKFNIPTERLRQIAEEANEIVQSTAAT
- a CDS encoding tetratricopeptide repeat protein, whose translation is MTRTCRVAALAAAIAIAAGLATIAPAIAGAPAASRAESLVGEGIDLYDDGAFSRAITKLQEALQVEPRNAKGLYYLANAYWRLEDYDRATDAFSRLVKADPKGPFAADARDWLDAQGNFEVIASRIKAQPYSGLTTPRTAGPRGAAMQDGRTRIDPPPGWDRAADEVVKDPSGRESYRLGFKKVLGAEGQAAHLVVEAHHRDATPAPASGRKAVPGLTEIGDRILSDLGIDDYQVTRSRQLDAGQELEIASEKRGGVQGTIRAVWEGGTLLVAVALAPRGTWPAVSRQVAGSVGTLRTSAAPASERKAAAATASVAASPAPARTPSLAVPTMYQRQPGDPTLPPAFYPAPWATPTP
- a CDS encoding ABC transporter permease subunit, producing the protein MARKLDAGRVARLSLAHVVLAVASLFSVFPVLWVFSMALDPGSSAQPTTLQILPSRIDFSSFGRVLATPTEVEGLTFAQLFVNSLLISGGTALISVLLGASAAFAFSRFRFRGQRAGLVSFMVLQLFPSVACLAPLYVLLSALHLRTTLAGLAIAYAAGTLPFAIWNLKGYFDTVSPEIEEAALIDGCSYWTAFWRIVLPLAAPAVAVTTLFGFMAGWTEIVLAWTFLEDPRTFTLSMALYAMVGQYGTTKPWSEFAAMAIILSLPVVVTMLFLQRYIVAGLTAGGVKG